Proteins encoded together in one Cicer arietinum cultivar CDC Frontier isolate Library 1 chromosome 4, Cicar.CDCFrontier_v2.0, whole genome shotgun sequence window:
- the LOC140920119 gene encoding uncharacterized protein has protein sequence MKSRWKIPEQWTMAYSQGQRWGHMTTNISKSINAVLKGTHNLPITALVQSTYYRLGVLYAKRGQQHHASLASGRVYTDDCMNKIKCEVGKSNTHQVIQFDQNHYSFMVHETVSPREVQPIGYFEVNLQRKWCHCGKFRAIHVPCSHVITACFYARQNYLVLLPDVYRIVNVFNIYKEEFLPIPNERYWPTYEGGTLYHNSQMRRIKKGRPNSTRIRTQMDVKEKVPRKC, from the coding sequence ATGAAATCAAGATGGAAAATCCCAGAACAATGGACTATGGCTTATTCTCAAGGTCAACGATggggacacatgacaacaaaTATTTCTAAGTCAATCAACGCAGTGCTCAAGGGTACACACAATCTCCCAATTACTGCTTTGGTACAATCAACATACTATAGATTGGGAGTTTTATATGCAAAAAGGGGACAACAACATCATGCATCATTAGCttctggtcgagtatacacagaCGATTGCATGAACAAGATTAAATGTGAAGTTGGTAAATCTAATACTCACCAAGTCATACAATTCGACCAAAATCATTATTCTTTCATGGTGCATGAAACAGTAAGCCCAAGAGAGGTGCAACCAATTGGTTATTTTGAAgtcaaccttcaaagaaaatggtgtCATTGTGGAAAATTTCGGGCTATACATGttccttgttcacatgtcataaCTGCATGTTTTTATGctcgtcaaaactatttagtgctTCTACCTGACGTGTACAGgattgttaatgtatttaacatctACAAAGAAGAGTTTCTACCTATACCTAATGAAAGATATTGGCCCACATATGAAGGTGGAACATTGTATCACAATTCTCAAATGCGGAGAATTAAAAAAGGCCGTCCAAATAGTACTCGTATTAGAACTCAAATGGACGTTAAAGAAAAAGTACCAAGAAAATGTTGA